The Mytilus trossulus isolate FHL-02 chromosome 3, PNRI_Mtr1.1.1.hap1, whole genome shotgun sequence genome contains a region encoding:
- the LOC134710660 gene encoding E3 ubiquitin-protein ligase TRIM71-like, whose product MASKMVMCDTCSRLNKSSKGIKVCTDCEDVLCTDCIAIHSAVKILATHHLVDLSVSAENEFHIKRDCSDHEGMCFEFYCSDHDCLICRTCMANTHRTCGKIQPIDVAAKGCRSSAMVEDITKEITSLLKATKELVVDRQENKTRVGEIKAKVLKQTAKIRQDINGHLDQLEKKLIFEVETLDKTIREKACYDLGEADKRQNDIKDMWQKVDFFTKHGSESQLFIHLNTVKPDISKQAQSFQNLMSRLESNDVDFEVTDFISVIKSFGSVKIKSSSCTVAYQPPKHLQAQTREIISKVPSTFELEKKVEIPAGRITGMVVTNDNKLILCNDGIDENNVSMWTETGQHIKSCTADGQPFGIAIVPGTNEGVVTLKNTKSIQFINLTTVTTGRLIAIDVSRPHGVAVIKDSAYVGSNDGKVSIINLTSGKCQRTLKIGISFITAVIAFVKDRDERLYCCEYGGANLVSCIKLDGTRVFSCHVNGPMTLALDSKGSLYVTGYDFNDLHRISPDGKVDDIILKNSDGLNKPLAVAFNNNYTKLYISNAGANNVMIFNCK is encoded by the coding sequence ATGGCATCAAAAATGGTGATGTGTGATACCTGTTCTAGACTGAACAAATCCTCCAAGGGAATAAAGGTGTGTACTGATTGTGAAGATGTGCTATGTACCGATTGTATTGCCATACACAGTGCTGTCAAAATCCTTGCTACTCATCACCTGGTGGATTTGTCTGTATCAGCGGAGAATGAGTTCCACATCAAGAGAGACTGCAGTGATCACGAAGGCATGTGTTTCGAGTTTTATTGTTCAGACCATGATTGCTTGATATGCCGAACTTGTATGGCAAACACGCATCGCACTTGTGGTAAAATTCAACCAATAGATGTCGCTGCGAAAGGTTGTAGATCATCTGCAATGGTGGAAGatataacaaaagaaattactTCGCTACTCAAAGCGACAAAGGAACTGGTAGTTGATAGACAGGAAAATAAAACACGAGTAGGAGAAATAAAAGCTAAAGTATTAAAACAGACAGCAAAGATCAGACAGGACATAAACGGTCACTTAGATCAACTTGAGAAGAAATTGATCTTTGAAGTAGAAACATTAGACAAAACAATTCGCGAAAAGGCTTGCTATGATCTCGGTGAAGCGGATAAAAGGCAAAATGACATTAAAGATATGTGgcaaaaagtagattttttcACTAAACACGGTTCAGAAAGTCAATTATTCATTCATCTGAACACGGTAAAGCCTGATATCTCAAAACAAGCTCAAAGTTTTCAAAACCTCATGTCTCGCCTGGAATCAAATGATGTGGATTTCGAAGTAACAGAttttatttctgtaataaaatcttttggGTCCGTAAAAATAAAGTCTAGCTCATGTACAGTGGCATATCAACCCCCAAAACACTTACAAGCACAAACACgggaaataatttcaaaagtgCCATCAACATTTGAGCTCGAAAAGAAAGTTGAAATTCCCGCTGGAAGAATCACAGGCATGGTTGTTACAAACGACAACAAGTTAATCCTCTGTAATGATGGTATCGATGAAAATAACGTTTCAATGTGGACAGAAACAGGACAACACATAAAATCATGTACTGCTGATGGTCAGCCGTTTGGAATAGCTATCGTCCCAGGAACAAATGAAGGAGTGGTGACAttgaaaaatactaaatccattcagtttataaatttaacaacTGTAACAACAGGTAGACTAATTGCCATCGATGTGTCACGTCCCCATGGTGTTGCAGTTATAAAGGACAGTGCTTATGTCGGTTCAAACGATGGTAAAGTTTCAATTATTAACCTTACAAGCGGAAAGTGTCAAAGGACGTTAAAAATTGGAATTTCATTTATTACAGCTGTAATTGCATTCGTAAAGGATAGAGATGAAAGATTATATTGCTGCGAATATGGTGGTGCGAATCTTGTCAGTTGTATAAAGTTAGATGGAACACGTGTTTTCTCTTGTCATGTTAACGGACCAATGACTTTAGCACTAGATTCTAAGGGAAGTTTGTATGTAACAGGATACGATTTTAATGACTTACATCGTATTTCACCTGATGGTAAGGTAgatgatataattttaaagaattcTGATGGGTTAAATAAACCCTTAGCTGTAGCTTTTAACAACAACTACACCAAATTGTACATTTCAAATGCCGGTGCTAACAATgttatgattttcaattgtAAATGA